The Hymenobacter sp. GOD-10R genome includes a window with the following:
- a CDS encoding bifunctional 4-hydroxy-2-oxoglutarate aldolase/2-dehydro-3-deoxy-phosphogluconate aldolase: MARFSAADALSTVLQYPIVPVFYHADVAYAKRIVQACYAGGLRVFEFTNRGEKAFDVFSELQSFVAEQCPEMLLGIGTIYKAEDAERFIAVGADFVVQPVATAEVAAVCKQHNIPWMPGTMTPTEIYNATQLGAAVVKIFPGNMVGPSYIKALRGPMPDVTLMVTGGVEPTNESLADWFGAGVNAVGMGSQLFKNADDTEALSASIAKLLQFVNTLKK, translated from the coding sequence ATGGCCCGATTTTCCGCTGCCGACGCCCTTTCCACCGTTCTGCAGTATCCTATAGTGCCGGTGTTCTACCATGCGGATGTTGCCTACGCAAAACGCATTGTGCAAGCTTGTTACGCTGGTGGCCTTCGGGTATTCGAATTCACCAATCGCGGTGAGAAGGCTTTTGATGTTTTTTCGGAACTGCAATCGTTTGTCGCAGAGCAGTGCCCAGAAATGCTGCTAGGTATTGGCACTATATACAAAGCCGAAGATGCTGAGCGCTTTATTGCCGTTGGGGCTGACTTTGTGGTACAGCCTGTAGCAACAGCTGAAGTAGCTGCAGTGTGCAAACAACACAACATTCCATGGATGCCCGGTACCATGACGCCGACGGAGATTTACAACGCTACGCAGCTCGGTGCGGCTGTTGTAAAAATCTTCCCCGGCAACATGGTAGGACCTAGCTACATCAAAGCCTTACGTGGCCCTATGCCCGACGTAACGCTGATGGTAACAGGCGGCGTGGAACCCACGAACGAAAGCCTAGCTGATTGGTTTGGTGCTGGTGTAAACGCGGTTGGTATGGGTTCGCAGCTGTTCAAGAATGCGGACGATACGGAAGCCTTGAGCGCTAGCATTGCCAAGCTCCTGCAATTCGTTAATACGCTGAAAAAATAA
- a CDS encoding sugar kinase, with translation MKQVVTFGEIMMRLSPPLNYRFIQTDNLEITYGGGDANVAASLARLGIPAAHVTCFPDNELGQAASQSFQKLGVDMSHTVFRGERLGLYFLEVGASMRASKIVYDRFNSAFANLQPEWFDWEEILKDAQWFHWTGITAAVSATAAQACRDAIKVARRLGITVSADVNYRRNLWQYGQKAQDVMPELVEGCDVIVCTEGDADDLFSIKAEADTSNRFESVAKQLAQRFPQVKKVIATNRETLSASHNRLTGIMFNGQNYIETQAYDIVPIVDRIGGGDAFIAGFIYGSLNYPTEQEALTFAVAASALKHTIHGDVNLATVAEVEQVVGGDTSGRLLR, from the coding sequence ATGAAGCAAGTGGTAACGTTCGGCGAAATAATGATGCGGCTGTCGCCACCGCTGAATTACCGATTCATACAAACGGATAATCTTGAAATAACCTACGGGGGCGGCGACGCCAACGTGGCAGCATCGTTGGCGCGGCTGGGTATTCCAGCCGCCCACGTTACCTGTTTTCCTGATAACGAGCTAGGTCAAGCAGCCTCGCAGTCGTTCCAGAAGCTAGGTGTCGATATGTCGCACACCGTGTTTCGTGGCGAGCGGTTGGGCCTCTACTTCTTGGAAGTGGGTGCGTCTATGCGAGCCAGTAAAATTGTATACGACCGCTTTAACTCAGCCTTCGCAAATCTGCAACCTGAATGGTTCGATTGGGAAGAGATCTTGAAAGATGCTCAGTGGTTTCACTGGACGGGTATCACGGCTGCGGTATCAGCTACGGCAGCCCAGGCCTGCCGAGATGCTATCAAAGTGGCTCGTCGCCTGGGTATCACGGTTTCAGCGGATGTAAACTATCGGCGTAACCTGTGGCAATACGGCCAGAAAGCGCAGGATGTGATGCCTGAGCTAGTAGAAGGCTGTGATGTGATTGTGTGCACCGAAGGCGATGCTGACGATTTATTCAGCATCAAAGCTGAAGCTGATACCTCAAATCGTTTTGAATCCGTTGCGAAACAATTAGCTCAACGTTTTCCGCAGGTAAAGAAAGTAATTGCCACCAACCGTGAAACGCTTAGTGCCTCGCATAATCGTTTGACAGGCATCATGTTCAACGGTCAGAACTATATCGAAACGCAGGCCTACGATATCGTTCCCATTGTGGACCGAATTGGCGGCGGTGATGCTTTTATTGCTGGGTTTATCTACGGTTCGCTAAATTACCCCACAGAGCAAGAAGCTCTCACTTTCGCGGTAGCTGCTTCGGCGCTCAAACACACAATTCATGGTGACGTCAACCTAGCGACCGTCGCCGAAGTGGAGCAAGTTGTTGGGGGAGACACCTCCGGACGCTTGCTGCGCTAA
- a CDS encoding nuclear transport factor 2 family protein gives MKKLSLLLVMLLLTLPVLTIAQTKKDQMAVKEVEALERQRFEAQVKKDYPVLEKLFGDDLVYTHSDGHQDTKTSYIQSIRDGKSQYEKIDVEALNVRSYNDGNTAVVNGTIVITSPPKPDGQPNLARLKYVVVQIKDPKKGWQVVLWQSQKQVK, from the coding sequence ATGAAAAAACTGTCGCTACTGCTGGTGATGCTTTTGCTCACGCTGCCAGTTCTTACTATTGCTCAAACTAAAAAAGATCAAATGGCCGTCAAAGAAGTAGAAGCCCTGGAGCGCCAGCGTTTTGAAGCGCAGGTGAAGAAAGATTATCCAGTTCTAGAGAAGCTGTTTGGCGATGACCTCGTCTACACGCACTCTGATGGTCATCAGGACACCAAGACGAGCTACATTCAATCGATCCGCGACGGTAAGAGCCAGTACGAAAAAATTGATGTAGAAGCGCTAAACGTACGCTCCTACAATGATGGCAATACGGCTGTGGTAAATGGTACCATCGTCATCACGTCGCCACCAAAGCCTGATGGTCAGCCCAACCTAGCTCGTCTGAAGTATGTGGTCGTGCAGATCAAAGACCCAAAGAAGGGTTGGCAAGTAGTGCTTTGGCAGTCACAGAAGCAAGTAAAATAA
- a CDS encoding MFS transporter, translating to MTPSSPVATTSATIGKYRWTICSLVFFATTVNYLDRAVISLLKPYLETEFHWNSGDYANIEIAFKLAYSVGMLGVGRIIDKLGTKMGYAMSTFLWSLAAIGHAFVSSTLGFGVARAFLGITEAGNFPAAIKTTAEWFPQKERALATGIFNSGSNVGAIIAPLTVPLIAETIGWQWAFIITGALGFVWLILWFAYYEVPARHAKLSEAEFKYIHSDVDDLAAVAVETKPKVSWFKLLSFRQTWAFVIGKFITDPIWWFYLFWLPDFLNKQYGLKGTAVSLPVAVVYILSSIGSVGGGWIPLNFIRNGWPAFRARKTSMLLIAFCVFPIVFVQYLGQINMWLAVLVIGIAAAAHQAWSANIFTTVSDMFPNRAVASVTGIGGMAGGLGGIVLTALVQKQMFVYYESINQLDKAYFIMFLICGGAYLTAWVIMHFLVPRMKPINLDEA from the coding sequence ATGACACCCTCTTCACCTGTCGCAACGACATCTGCTACCATCGGTAAATATCGCTGGACGATCTGTTCGCTGGTATTTTTTGCCACCACAGTCAACTACCTCGATAGGGCGGTAATCTCCCTGTTAAAGCCTTACCTAGAAACAGAGTTTCACTGGAACTCGGGTGATTATGCCAACATCGAAATAGCTTTCAAGCTAGCTTACTCAGTAGGCATGCTGGGGGTAGGGCGAATTATCGACAAGCTCGGTACCAAGATGGGCTATGCTATGTCGACGTTCCTGTGGAGCTTGGCGGCTATCGGACACGCCTTTGTGAGCAGCACCCTCGGCTTCGGTGTAGCACGAGCTTTCCTGGGTATCACGGAAGCTGGTAACTTCCCGGCCGCTATCAAAACCACTGCAGAGTGGTTTCCTCAGAAAGAAAGGGCGTTGGCGACGGGTATCTTCAACTCCGGTTCTAACGTGGGTGCTATCATCGCACCGCTAACGGTTCCATTGATTGCGGAGACGATAGGATGGCAGTGGGCCTTTATCATCACTGGTGCTCTAGGTTTCGTTTGGCTTATCCTGTGGTTCGCTTACTATGAAGTTCCTGCCCGTCATGCCAAACTCAGCGAGGCCGAATTCAAATACATTCATAGTGATGTAGATGATTTAGCTGCCGTAGCAGTAGAGACTAAGCCGAAGGTTTCGTGGTTCAAGCTGTTGAGTTTCCGACAGACGTGGGCTTTCGTAATCGGCAAATTCATCACAGATCCTATCTGGTGGTTCTACCTGTTCTGGTTGCCAGACTTCCTGAATAAGCAGTATGGTCTTAAAGGCACTGCCGTTTCGCTGCCAGTAGCGGTAGTCTATATCTTGTCTAGCATAGGAAGTGTAGGTGGTGGCTGGATTCCTTTGAACTTTATCCGGAATGGTTGGCCCGCTTTCAGAGCACGTAAGACTTCCATGCTGCTTATTGCCTTCTGCGTGTTCCCGATTGTGTTCGTTCAGTACCTCGGGCAGATCAATATGTGGCTAGCTGTACTTGTAATTGGCATAGCTGCTGCGGCTCACCAAGCATGGAGTGCTAACATCTTCACCACCGTTTCCGATATGTTCCCTAACCGGGCAGTTGCTTCAGTGACAGGGATAGGCGGTATGGCTGGTGGCTTGGGCGGCATCGTGCTGACTGCCTTGGTACAGAAACAAATGTTTGTGTACTATGAAAGCATCAACCAGCTAGATAAAGCCTACTTCATCATGTTCCTAATCTGTGGTGGTGCTTATTTGACGGCTTGGGTTATCATGCACTTCTTAGTGCCTCGCATGAAGCCGATCAACCTAGACGAGGCGTAA
- the fbp gene encoding class 1 fructose-bisphosphatase: MSTNPDNALAQPVGTTLERYIMRKQSEFAYATGELSQLLRDIALAGKIINREVNRAGLSELKGAFGTENIQGEQQQKLDVVANIRFIRALKNGGQACAVLSEEEDEIIQTGNDQGKYVVAMDPLDGSANIDVNVPIGTIFSIYRRISPVGSPATREDFLQGGRKQVAAGYVLYGSSTMLVYTTGHGVVGFTYEHSLGEFFLSHPELHIPQDGKIFSCNEGHWFDYPEFVRTYLMECKRKGYNARYVGSLVADYHRSLLMGGVYMYPPTAKKPQGKLRLLYECYPLAFIVEQAGGVAVAGADNTAVLDIVPTDCHQRSPLFVGSARMVEQIVAGAKQEATTTVKAS, translated from the coding sequence ATGAGCACGAATCCCGATAATGCCTTAGCCCAACCAGTGGGCACCACATTGGAGCGTTACATCATGCGTAAGCAAAGCGAATTTGCCTACGCCACAGGTGAGCTTTCGCAGTTGCTCCGGGATATTGCGCTGGCTGGAAAGATCATCAATCGCGAAGTAAATCGCGCCGGATTATCAGAGCTCAAAGGGGCTTTTGGGACCGAAAATATTCAGGGCGAGCAACAGCAAAAGCTAGATGTAGTCGCCAATATTCGCTTCATTCGGGCACTTAAAAACGGCGGGCAAGCGTGCGCCGTGTTGTCGGAAGAAGAGGACGAGATTATTCAAACGGGAAATGACCAAGGCAAGTACGTGGTAGCCATGGACCCACTGGATGGGTCGGCTAACATTGACGTAAACGTGCCTATCGGGACGATCTTCTCCATTTACCGGCGTATTTCGCCCGTAGGTAGTCCTGCCACGCGCGAGGACTTTCTCCAGGGTGGTCGGAAGCAGGTGGCTGCTGGCTATGTGCTGTATGGGTCTAGCACCATGCTCGTCTATACGACGGGGCATGGAGTGGTTGGTTTCACCTATGAGCACTCATTGGGTGAGTTCTTCTTGTCGCATCCTGAGCTACATATCCCGCAGGACGGCAAGATTTTCTCCTGTAACGAAGGACACTGGTTTGACTATCCGGAGTTTGTGCGCACCTATCTAATGGAGTGCAAGCGCAAGGGTTATAACGCGCGCTACGTAGGTTCGCTAGTGGCCGACTATCACCGAAGCTTGCTGATGGGAGGCGTCTACATGTATCCGCCTACTGCCAAAAAACCACAAGGAAAGCTGCGCCTGCTCTATGAGTGCTACCCCTTGGCCTTCATTGTCGAGCAAGCGGGTGGTGTTGCTGTAGCCGGCGCGGATAATACCGCCGTGCTGGACATCGTTCCTACTGATTGCCACCAGCGCAGCCCGCTTTTTGTTGGCTCGGCGCGTATGGTGGAGCAGATTGTAGCTGGTGCCAAGCAGGAAGCTACAACTACTGTGAAAGCGTCCTAA
- a CDS encoding aldehyde dehydrogenase family protein, with product MPKIISPQVEFFGLLAQVKQIAPEIFDQQGRFLNLLEGQWQFAGTPREFISPVDGTVLGGLPMLNRDIALRAVRFAKGEAAAWAATDLDERKSRVQDCLDLLRKHVELIGKLLIWEIGKTYKLGFTDIDRCIDGVQWYVDNIEGMLDKRSPLGLVSNIASWNYPMSVLMHAVLVQILCGNSVIAKTPTDGGFISLSLAFALARRSGLPVTLVSGPGGELSDVLVKDDQVDCLSFVGGRYNGRNIADALASKHKRYMLEMEGVNTYGIWNFSDWSTLADQLKKGYDYGKQRCTAYVRFVVQRDLFPQFLETYWNVIHTLKVGNPTLVDNPGDALPDLAFGPVINSNQAADLNRLYENALKTGATPLLEGKLDDSLFLPGQNRWSYVAPRALVNLPRQSELYFKEPFGPIDSIVLVDRVEELVGEMNISNGALVSALASDDTQLASRTAREIRAFKVGINKLRSRGDREEVFGGLGESWKGAFVGGALLVEAVTQGDKPILGNFEDATLLPEKI from the coding sequence ATGCCCAAAATCATTTCTCCTCAAGTTGAGTTTTTTGGCCTGCTGGCGCAGGTAAAGCAGATTGCTCCTGAAATCTTCGATCAGCAGGGCCGTTTTCTGAATCTCTTGGAAGGTCAGTGGCAATTCGCAGGTACGCCCCGCGAGTTTATCTCCCCGGTAGATGGCACCGTACTCGGCGGCCTACCCATGCTGAACCGCGACATAGCTTTGCGCGCCGTCCGCTTTGCCAAGGGCGAAGCTGCCGCATGGGCTGCTACTGACTTGGATGAGCGTAAGAGCCGCGTGCAAGATTGCTTGGACTTACTGCGCAAGCATGTGGAGCTGATTGGCAAGCTGCTCATTTGGGAGATTGGCAAAACCTATAAGCTAGGTTTCACCGACATCGACCGTTGCATCGACGGGGTGCAATGGTACGTGGACAACATCGAAGGCATGCTCGATAAGCGCAGCCCGCTCGGCTTGGTAAGCAACATCGCCTCCTGGAACTACCCCATGTCGGTACTGATGCACGCGGTGCTGGTACAGATCTTATGCGGTAATTCCGTCATTGCTAAAACGCCAACGGATGGCGGCTTCATCTCCCTAAGCCTAGCTTTTGCCCTGGCACGTCGGAGCGGTTTGCCGGTGACGCTGGTGAGCGGCCCAGGTGGCGAGTTGAGCGACGTGTTGGTGAAAGACGACCAGGTAGACTGCCTTAGCTTCGTGGGTGGCCGCTACAATGGCCGCAACATTGCTGACGCTCTGGCTTCGAAGCACAAACGCTACATGCTGGAAATGGAAGGCGTGAATACCTACGGCATCTGGAACTTCTCCGATTGGAGCACGTTGGCCGATCAGCTGAAGAAAGGCTACGACTATGGCAAGCAGCGTTGCACCGCCTACGTGCGCTTTGTTGTGCAGCGTGACTTGTTCCCGCAGTTTTTAGAGACTTATTGGAATGTTATCCACACTTTGAAAGTGGGTAACCCCACACTTGTGGATAACCCCGGCGACGCACTGCCTGACCTAGCTTTTGGACCGGTAATTAATTCGAATCAGGCCGCCGACCTCAATCGCCTGTATGAGAATGCCCTAAAAACGGGGGCCACTCCCCTACTAGAAGGCAAACTCGATGACAGCTTATTCTTACCAGGTCAGAATCGGTGGTCGTACGTAGCCCCGCGGGCCTTAGTAAACCTGCCGCGTCAGAGCGAGTTGTATTTCAAAGAGCCGTTCGGCCCTATCGATTCTATCGTGCTAGTAGACCGTGTGGAAGAACTTGTGGGCGAAATGAACATCTCCAACGGGGCTCTCGTGTCAGCTTTAGCGAGCGACGACACGCAGCTAGCTAGCCGTACAGCCCGAGAAATCCGCGCATTCAAAGTGGGCATCAACAAGCTCCGCTCACGCGGCGACCGGGAAGAGGTTTTCGGCGGCCTAGGTGAATCGTGGAAAGGAGCCTTCGTTGGCGGTGCACTCTTAGTAGAAGCCGTAACACAAGGAGACAAGCCTATCCTCGGCAACTTCGAAGATGCAACCCTGTTGCCCGAGAAGATCTAG